CGTGGTATCTGTTGCCAGGCAACAGAGCACCAAGAAGAGTCAACGTTGTTTCATCAATGCTTCAAGAAATGCTACATCTGCCGTTGCTATGTACGTTCGCACGGCTGCCTGTACACTCACCCGGCGGATGATATCTATCTGTCCAACTGTGGAGGTTAATAAACCGAACCACCACTGCGTCCATCTTGTGTACGGGTTTATGTGATGTCAATGACACTACCGCTCCAGAAGGTAAATCGCCTTCTTGAAGGATGATGTACCGTTCTGTGTGctaaatttataaaatggaATCCTTTAAAATGGAATCTTGTGGttcgaacaaaaaatgttcatcCTTGGTAACATAAATTGTTTTGCCAGAGTAGAACAGGCGGCACTGTTGCTTATCTGTCATAATGTCGGACGGAAAGCAGGcaagatttttgcaaacaaaaaaagcaacaaaaaaaaacctccaagtCATCATCGCGTCTGCATCGCGGAGACCCTAGGCGGTGGTATATGGTCGTAGGACTTGATGCTTATCTGCAAAGACATTAGAGAATAGAAGTTGATTTTGATGGTGGGACTAATCTAAtcgggtgtttttgtttttaacctCGAAATGTCTATGGAAGAATGAAGACTCCAAATAAGAAGTTACCGGTGTTTTTTATAAGATCCCCATTTTTGGGAATGATTTAATTAAGTACCTAAtggttttctttcctttcttccatTTCACAGATATCGGGCACCGCAGCAAAACTAGGCCAACCGAACGCTTATCATCACTGTACGCTCTTAGTAAACTCGAACAAACTTCACCTGGGTGCATCACTCGCTAAAGATAACGTAAGTATAGTAAGATTTGGTTGAACcaaagcgagcaaaaaaaaagggctaaGATGCTTCTCCAATCGCCTGTTGCTATGCCCGAACATTGCGAAAACAACATCCAAGCAATAACACACAATCGTACACAAGCAGTAGAGAAGCAAGAGCGCGTACGACGGATGGTCCGATCTAACGAGATAAACCGGTTGGTCACACCATACCATAAATAAGACTGTAAAATGTCTGTCCCCCCGGCGTCTAGAAGGAAGGAACTAAGAAACCACCCGAGGCCCCCATTGTCAATGAAAGcgagagtatgtgtgtgtgccttttgtTTCCTCTATGCGTTTCCAGTTGCAAAAAACGAGGACTGggatgaaaaaacaaacaaacgatgtGTAAGGCTTTGCGATGATAAATTATCATAATGATAACGCTTTATGGTACAACAGCTGATACGGAggggaatgtttgtttgtttgttcaaaaCAGCAAGCATGCAATTGCCGGCTGCTCCAAGCGAGGAACGTTTGTTCGGGGTTTTATAGCATAGAATTACTTAATAGAATTTGTCATGCtataaaaacagttttttgaAGATATACCTATACTAATTGGGCCTACGGTGTCTCTATGGTCATTAAGAAAAGTTGTCTGTTTGTTAATGAAAACTGGCACAAAATGTACCCCTTGTCCGAGTTTGAATTGTTCGCCTAGTTAAAATATTCTTTATGAGGACAGTCACTCGACCGGCAACCGGTTGCCAACTTCTTTACCATTGGCAACACAAAACCTCAGCTCAGCTGATTGGCATAAAACGAATAAATTGTATTGCATCAGGCTCGCCCCCGGCCCTTTTGTTCGATGCGTCGTCGTACACGATTTCGCAGATGATTTCATCGGGCCGTTGTACCGCGAGTCTGGGGTTGCTGCCATTCGCCCCAATATCCTTGACCACACTCACTGAACTTTGGACGGTGAGTTTCGTTTTTTGCTCTGAACGCACTGGAGAACCACCATCGCAACAAAAGAACAGTCTTATTGTGAACCCATGTGCGAATCGCTGCTGATAAATAATATCTCCGATAAGATGAGACGTGTAGCAGGAAGAGGTAACAGGCATGTAAAAAGAAGCAAGTACGAGAAGAGGCtgtttatgtatgtttttgtaccGAAGAAATTAAGGCCAAATGTCTATGAACTGGTTCGATGTACCGGTTCGAACCGGAATGTCCTGCTACTCGAAGATAAGCCTTCTTTCCGCGTGTTGCGTTTTATATTTGGAAGAACGGCCGGACTGCGTGTGCTCTTACCGCACACGCTTGTTTACTTTGGCAGCTGGATGGAGTCCGATAAGCATGTCTGATGGAAATAACCCCCCCGCACTGTACATGTGCTTGATGTGGGGGTCttcttgttgttggtggtttgttttttacaGCTGAGCGTCGAATTGAGCCCGTAATGATTGCCAAACGACCTTATTTTCGACACAAAGACAAACGCAACGGTTAGAAATTTTCCACTGTCAAGCTGTTTGTAGAACAGACGAATCgacgaccatcatcatcatcaccagcgaAGAATAGGTTAGCTCCGCTTTGAAACAATGGGTCGATTTTTTGGGGTAGTTGGGGGTTCCCAAGATAACAGGCACGGGAAGGTACGAACTGTATATTTGCTTTGATTGCGAAGATGTGTGGAAAGTTACCAACAACCCACCCTTCTTGTTTTGGAAGAGCAATATCCGACAAAACGAAAATTTAGAGATAGCAATTCTCAGTCGGGCTGATGCATCTGTGAAATGATAAGATGCGCTCTCATTATAAAGCACAATTAGGAGCGTGATGGATAGCACCAATAAATCATTATACTTAGAATGGAAGACATTGTATAGCATTTTGATAGTAGGATCCATTGAACCTGTTTATACTAGATACTAGTATACTAGATTAATTGATCATATCATGTGATTGATACCAGACGGCAGAGTCCTTCAATGTTCTCTCGCATATATGCTCATCTTCGAACAAGCTGCAATCGAGCTTTGGATGAAAACTCTCGACTAAAAGCGCCGTCTACAGAGCTACTACAACTCAAGATGGCGATCTATGTTAGTTATAAAAAATGGCTCCTCTACTCTTAAACCAAAATGGAGGACCATCATCACCGAATGGGAGAATATTGGTGTTACAACCATTACATTGTACACTGGGCACTAGTTCAACTAGCTCAATATACTCTATTAACAGATACTCATTCTGTAATCGTCTGTGTGCGAATGccgcaaccaccaccaccagtgcACTTCACCCCCCAGTCAATCTCGGTCACATATGATTCGCCAGACTTGGGGAGGCATCAATTTATCTTGATTAAAAACGTTTGCTGCGCTGGTTGTTTAATAGAAACTGGTGCAAACCGGTTGCCCACCGCTCGACCGAACCGGAATCGGTATGTAGGGCCTGGGACTGCATTACGATTCTTAATGCCTCCATCACCACCACTGCCTTCTCTTGATGCGTTTTTAAGCGCACAGATATGACGCCGTAAGCTGGCGAGCTCCACCGAAGATGCCCTTTGTACTTGTTAGGCCCCGGGATGTGTTTGAATTCGATGGTACTCTGAAACAGAATTGAAGGACACCACCGGTTAACTAGGAGAGGTGTATAGTGGTGGTAGCCAGCTTTGGAAGATGTTTTCGTTACCAGCAATTGGGGGGGTTGATAACGAGAGGTGGGAGAGTTCATTTTGATAAGGGACTGTTAAACAATctcattcccttttttgcggACTCGAGTTGATGCGTTCATTAGGTGATGGGGAATGGACTGAGTTTACTAGAGGGCCtcctctgtctctctctctctctccacacCCATGGGGGTTATCTGTGTAACTTGAATTATATTGTTGatgtatgtatttattttttctctctcgctttttctttttccttccatttccgTGCAGGTCGAAATAACAAGCAAGGCGACCGCCTCTATCCCATCGCCAATCAAGAACCTTGTTGACGTAAACCGAACCGTAAACATCCAGCAGCTCCTGTCGGCCATTGGGTAAGTGGACAATCTCGTTTACGTCCAGTTTGCCACTTTGTTGCAAGTTTAAGTTTCAAAACTAACCTCACTTACCTGTGTCGTCGCATGGCTTGTTCTAGGTACGAGTTTCTACGCACACCTGCCACCCAGCTGACCGATGGTGGGCGCGAACTGTTGATGAAGCAGCGCGGCTTCCAGCTAATCAATCCAACCGACAAGTGGTTCCCGGGCATCACGGAACTGCGCGAAAACTTTGCCTCCTGGGAGTGGCGGTTTGGAAAGACGCCAAACTTCTCCGTACAGAAGACGATCCAGCCTAAATCGGCCAGTGCTGGGCAGGAAATGAAGCTGAAAGTTGACGTTGAAAAGGTGGGTCTTATCAGCTAGTGGCCGTGTGTTTGGTTGAGAGTTCGCAACTAATCTTTGTTGTGTCTTCTCTCTATCTAGGCGCTGATCAAAGAAATTAGTCTAATCCTGCCGAACCACGAACCGATTCCGGTAGTGTCGGACATGGTTGGACGTGCGTACAATGAGGATTGCTTCCATGGCATTGCGGAAGCGCTGAAGGGTGCCAACACCGAGCATATGCAGCAGGCGATGGGATTATGAAGGTTAGTCCTACCAGCGACAGCTACCACCGTACCGTCCACATCGACGAACGCCGACAGCGGACCGGACGATGGACGCAGTTGAAAGTGAATGCGGTACAGTCGCTGTccagtgctgctgctgactcATCAAACGTCGTTTCTCTCTAAAGTTCTcgggacaaacaaaaacaaagctacTAAAACtgatttgaaattcaaacaatACACCCAACGGTTAGCAGATGGCACCAACCCATCACCTAGAAATAGCAGTACGCTTGTGCCGAGGGCTTGTCCTACCGGTTGGTAACAGTAAACAAGGTCTTCCTACTACCTCGTTTCTTACCCCAACCCTGAACTTAGGGGGCTGGCGAGTCGTTCGGGAAGGTTAATCGATAGCATGACTCCCTGCTAGCCTGCTTTCAATACCATCGTTCGATAAGTGCCTTTTCGGATGTAGTAGGATTGTAGGATTAGGTGTACGTGTCCACATTCATAATGCATATGAGCAACCAAACAACGGCGAGTAGTGCTGTGGTCAGTCGATCGACCTTGCATAACAAACTCGCGATTACCAACACTAGCACAAAAAAACGCCAAAGAACCATATATGCACGCGCGCTAATCAGCTGTTGTTTCTCCGACACCGTAGTTCCATTTCTTTTGCCAACTGCTGGACTCTTTAGTTTTGCATTTCACCGGTTTTATGAGTCTGCTTCCACCCAGGGAGTAGAGGAAATGTATTGACTCTTCTCTTTTCGTCGTATAGATTACATCAAGATTAGTCGCAGATTTCTCGAGATTAGGCTGTATCAGTTTtgctcctgtttttttttttaataattgtgaTGATGAGATGTTGATGCGGTTTTTCTTCTGATGGACGATAGCTTGTGATTAGGTTTAAATCTTACCGACAAAATTAACATCAGTTTTTAAACTCCCAGTTACTACATTAATAATCCGTACGAACTTTCGTTCTACAATGTGGCAATGCAAGTAGTCAATAAGTGATCATTCAATTACTCTCCTTATATTTTTCGCTAGATTTTTAGTTAGTTACGTTAGTGTGTGCACTTCCCAGGAAAACCGTGCATCTTCTACCACGGGATACATCAAGAATACGATCATATCATTTCGTCACGACACCGCCAACACCTGCCAACAAGTTTTAGTTGGATGGCCggctgtttggtttggttaggATTTTAGCCCTTATATTGTTTTACTTGAGTGCTTTGTATTTTTTCAATCCTGTATTTTTTTAACGTGCAAACCTAGACTACTTTTACTAGtacttgtgtgttttttcttcctctttctgTTGTTCCTTCACTCTTAAAATTAGTGTTCAAGCGTAGGGAGTTGTAGCGTAAGTTAGTGcgtaattataaataaacagaACAGACCTCCCAGACAAACCAGTTGTTCATGTAATTGTTGATCATATAAATAGCAAATAAGGTAGACGCGTATAGCGAATGTtaataaatgcaaaatgtATGATATAAGcgattgattttgtgtttatttcatttctaCCTCATAAGAGGCCTGTAGTACGAAGCGACATCATCGACAAGTTTGGAAGCGTTCTAAGGACCACGTATATTAAGAAACTTCGTCGTCTGAAGGGCATTGTAGTCTTCAGAGTCTTCATGTTCTGAGAGACTTTGTAGTTGAAGAGGCATCTACCAATGGACCTAGTTTGAGTAGGTCAATCTATCTATGGTAATTGAAGGAGATTCATCTATTGACAGGCATGATAATCAAACTCATCTAACCTCATCTAGCAAGTGACCTAGTCAAACAAGTATCATCTACCAAGAGACATCCTAGTTGAAGGAGCCATATATAACATTCGAAGGAGACTAATCTTCCTGTCCCTCTGCGAATGCCTGTATTGGGGTGATCTTCTGGTGAAGATCATGtgatattgaaatatttcgtgAGCTAAAAGAAGGTATCCAGACTATATACGTTTGTCAAATTTAAACTAAAGAATCTGCTAAGATTCCTCATTCCGAACCCTAATATCTAGCTTGAGCACATACTCAAATTGAAGGAGCCTGCGAGCACGTGCTTTTTACGCGATTACATAAAAACTTCCAAGCAGGTAGGGACACGTCGTTGTAGTTTCCCCaagatattgttttatttaaaataatataagctatggcgataaaacaaaaagcaataattttataaggtgtttaattatttacacaaatgtacaaaaaatagGAAACGACACACCAAAAACATTGCAACGATTACATCAATCTTACAAGAACTCAATGTAAACGGAAACACCACTTTCACCCAACGCAGCTGACAGCTACGATCTGCCATTCGCCGATGAAACGTCAGGCACGATTTCGTTctcatttttgcaaaaaagtCGCAAGTTCGCGTTGAGCACTTCGGAGAAGGTTTTACGGACTTTTTTCGTCGCTAAAAATGTCGTACATCGCACGCAAGGGACCCGCCGTCTACTGTGAGTGTATTTAATAACCACAAACCCGTTTAAAGTGCATGCTGCAACGGGATTTCCATCGCCAAGAGCATTGTTTTGACGAGCCAAGCTCTGGTGCATTCTGGCACCGTAAATTACATAATGTGAAGAAAACCTGCAGTGGTTGTTTTTAAACGCAGGAAACTCTTGCTAAACGATTTGTTTACTGATTGCTGTCCACTTTTGTCACCCTCTTCTAGCTGCCCTTGGCAAATGGGCCTACAACATGGCCGGTTTCAACCAGTACGGTAAGTGGTGAggctttgtttgttgtgtgccCGTCGTGATCGGTGTTCGTGTGAATGCTTTCTCAAGCGAAAGACCCTGCTTTGCTTATCAACCGTAGGTCTCCACCGTGACGACTGTCTGTACGAGAACGACGACGTAAAGGAAGCGATCCGTCGCCTGCCGGAAAAGCTGAAGGATGAGCGCAATTTCCGCATCACGCGCGCCCTCCACCTCTCGATGACGAAAACCATCCTGCCGAAGGAACAGTGGACAAAGTACGAGGAAGACACCAAGTACCTGGAGCCGTACCTGCAGGAGGTGGTACAAGAGCGCGAGGAAAAGGTGAAATGGGAATCGAACAAGTAAACTTGGTTGCGCTGTGCGGGGATTCGACGAATACGCACTGCCGTGCCGTGGAAAATGCAACGTGAACAGCTCTGGGTGGATGTAGGATAGATTACAGCCACGCTTTCCCGTAACTATCAGCACGGCATTTTGTGTATTATTGTGCGAAACAAAATTAGGAATAAATCATGTATCGTTGAAACCAAACAACTGGATAAATTAGcgcaaattgaaaagaaaaagataaatatcGGATGAAACGAAAGGGATctaaaaacgaacaaaataaTGACAGTTGGGACGAGCTTCTTAAAAACACTGCCGAAAGCTTTCATCCGCTGCCAGCTGCTTTTGACAGTAAGTGTTTGTTTACATGCGGGAAAGCTTTGTGTGGGTTGTTGCAGAGATGATCATCGTATGCTGCtaaaaatggagcaaaactACATAAAATGACTGAGAAAAGGACTATAACTATAAAAAGTAAGTAAAAGTGTTGAATTTAAGCCGCTAGGTGTATGTTTTGGAGAGGTATCCAAGTTGTTAGGGTGTTGTTGCTTGATTGCTTCCCGGTACAAACAGAAGGAGCGGTGATTGCAACGGATTAATCTCCCCTATCCATATTTATCGGAAAAATACGTCTAATCATCAGTAATTTAGTGCACGTtaaaatgtttgataaaaataatctaCTAATCGATATAGAATCTACGTAATTAGGAACATAGTTGTTCCCTTTTGCTTTGTGGCAGTATCGATTGTTTACGTTTGTATGGTGTCCAAAAAAGGGTGTTTGCGAGGTTGTATAGTGGAGGTACTTTAGTTTATAGACTACCCGAATtatctagttttttttattttgaaattggagttttttttttttgttggttaaaTAATGGCAAAGGGTAATTATGTTCctcattaaaaatgtatcatttCGCCGTATGTTTGCTCGTTCGTTTCTGATCGTTTCCGTCATCATTCCCGTTTCTTTAATTACAGCTTACAAGTGCAATTACATCACCATCTGGCCTCCACCACAGCTCCGGACTCCTGCCGCACCGTCTACCACATATCGACCGTAGTAGACATCTGTTTCTTCCCCGGAACGctgttttcccgttttttatTGCGCCCTTTTTGCACCAACGTCACACCGTAACCGTGCCAAACGCGACAAAAAAACGCGAATACTTCGTAATATCCCAGTGCCAAAAACGACAGAGCTTGTCTGCGAAGTCGTCAAGATTGTCCTAAATAATTTAGCCTTTGGTCGATTCTCCCAGGCAGTATAGGCATGACATGAGACGTTGAACTGTGCTCCGTAACGTACATCAGAAAACAGGTTGatcttttaatgttttttttttcgtgtcgTCTCACTCCTCTAATTAATACACCCAAAACCGCAAAATTCGTGGTACGTGTACTGCACTTTCCATTAACCTTCTTACTTCGTTCCTATCCCTATCAAGTAGGCATTTGCAAGCTGGCAACGCAAAATCGTACGCAGCGCGCGCACCTTTTTACTGCTTGCCGAAATTGTTTgtgacctttttttgttgtttttgttggcgaCTATTAATGTACCACGGTGTGACGAGGAAAAGCGAGCGAATTTTCCTTCGAGCCGCGTTTGCATTTAGCGAAAATTTTGTTAATCCCCAACCAGTTTTGCATCACAGTTGAATCGGCGTGAACACGCGCGCGTTCCTTCTTGCGCTGCGCATAATTtttgcatacacacacttttctTGTCTTTCTTTCTGTGCCTGCGTGTACGCGTGTATCGTAACCAGTTTGATGGTTCAAAGCGTGTAATATTTGTTGTCTAATCGTGTCGTTATCAAACTGATCATCCATCCACCGTGTGGCGAATAAAGTACATGGGAATGGTTTGGTACATCGCTGCCGGATGTTGATCCAGCTGTGAGGCGCAATAAACTAACCCCTACTCGCGTGGGTTAGTGTTAACCGCGATTCGGTCGTCTGTACGCGGTTCGTAGCCggctgtggtggtggtagcagtGTGGCAGTCCATAAACGCATCATCGTGCAAGCGTTCGAGGGAATTGTTGTGCATTTTCAGCCACCCTTACCGTATCAAGCAGGCATGTACTGGTCCCTCAGGTCGCGTGTTATCAAAAGGTGAATTTGCTTACTACAATCcccgatttaaaaaaaagtgcgtTCCGTTCTAGAAGgtgcagtgtgtgcgtgctagTGACGGGATAATCCGACTCTGAGATATTCCGGAGTTTACTACGGAGCAACTCTTGATTTTTTAACAACCGGGGACACCTGAATTCCTCTGGAGTCGACAGCAATTTCTGTTTGAGATCCTGTTGGTTCCGCAGTGCACCCCGGAGTTAATATGGTAGATTACTCCGGAAACATCTCCGGATATATATACATCGGAGTCGGGTTGGATTAATGAATTCACACCGGAGTTCCCACCACTAGGCCGTACCCTTAAAAATAccacagacacaaacaaaactcatCATTACATCGTgggcttttgttttgatttcccCTTGTTTTATGGAGAAAGGGCGTCTCCATGACGACACGTGTTGCTGGATGTGTTCGTTGTAAACTAgttgcatgcgtgtgtgtgtgtgtgtgtgtaatgaaCAGCAAAAACCGGTGTAAACGGCGCATTCCACCGATCGCCAACGACCAGCTTGTgcatgtgtggtttttttgttgtatcaaaTGACAGTTCGCCAATTTCGGCACCGATCATCACATCCGCGGTTCGCATCGACGTGGCGTGTCGTATAAAATCCGATCTAAAGAATCTaaagacgaaaaacaaaaaacacatccaatcTAGTCGCCCGTCGCCCGACGATAGTAACTGTGTGACTcattgctactactgctgacAAGCCCGTTCAGTTGTTGCTCGGTTGCTTTGTTATCCACAAAGGGCGGCGGCGCATTTGGTTCCTGGTTCCGCTGAAGGAAGGAAGCAGTTTCCTGGCCGTAGTATATAACTGCGCTATCAGCAGTGTGccttagtgtgtgtgtgtgtgtgcgtgggtgTGTGTGATTCATATTTTCCCTGCTGTTGTGCGCCGCGCCCGTGATCTCAGTGGCCAGTAGATCAGGCGAACCGTTCCAACGTGCTAGTGCGCCCTTCTCCAGTGTTCCGAGTGTGTATTTTTGCGTGTGCATGAGTGCGCTTTTTCCACACCCCCATTATTAGTCCTTCCTACCCCGCAAACCACACGCGCTTTTCCCCTCAAAAAATCCTTGAAGTGTGACACAAAGGATACGCGCGTGGTTGCAGCAAACATCCCGGCACAATGGCAATATTCGATCTCGATCGTCTCATTACCGATCTCTTCAAGACAACAGTCCTGCCGGGGATAGCGATCGGGCTGTGGTTAACCGATTTGTAAGTAAAACCGAATCCACGGACGTTGCAaattatttctctctctctttctctctctctgtgttgTGTGTCCGATTTATGCTTCAGTGCACCGAACTGATTCGAATAGTTATGTAAGTACGCACTGTGGCGCCATCCGATCTGGAAGGATGTTAATAGAATTAACGTTGCCGACGGCAGACGG
This genomic window from Anopheles maculipalpis chromosome 2RL, idAnoMacuDA_375_x, whole genome shotgun sequence contains:
- the LOC126568245 gene encoding lipoyltransferase 1, mitochondrial: MAAMVAKRSLVRSCSRLYVLSQHQGQVCGYSSSTKHPYQGNGEGSSPTGHLTMTSSSKQLSTAEIKKIPDAEVRKSVFISQSNDVFTNLALEDWIYRHFDLTNHHILMLWINKPSVVIGRHQNPFSETNVSALERNGIELARRNSGGGAVYHDPGNLNCTFFMPRARYDRKYNLTLLTRALYREYGINAELSARDDIVLLGKKISGTAAKLGQPNAYHHCTLLVNSNKLHLGASLAKDNVEITSKATASIPSPIKNLVDVNRTVNIQQLLSAIGYEFLRTPATQLTDGGRELLMKQRGFQLINPTDKWFPGITELRENFASWEWRFGKTPNFSVQKTIQPKSASAGQEMKLKVDVEKALIKEISLILPNHEPIPVVSDMVGRAYNEDCFHGIAEALKGANTEHMQQAMGL
- the LOC126568611 gene encoding cytochrome b-c1 complex subunit 7-like: MSYIARKGPAVYSALGKWAYNMAGFNQYGLHRDDCLYENDDVKEAIRRLPEKLKDERNFRITRALHLSMTKTILPKEQWTKYEEDTKYLEPYLQEVVQEREEKVKWESNK